The Thermodesulfovibrio thiophilus DSM 17215 genome contains a region encoding:
- the thrC gene encoding threonine synthase, with product MKYVKGLRCRECGREYPVEPIYVCEFCFGPLEAVYDYTRIKKVLSKRTIEKRPKTLWRYKELLPIDGEPVVGLNSGFTPLVKADNLAKYLGVKELYIKDDTVGHPTLSFKDRVVAVALTKALEFGFDTVACASTGNLAHAVSAHGAKAGLKRFIFIPATLEHSKIVASIVYEPNLVAVDGNYDDVNRLCSEIANRYKWAFVNINIRPFYAEGSKTIGFEIVEQLGWEAPDSIVIPCASGSLLTKVWKALKEFKELGILKNLETKIYGAQATGCNPISAAFKQGTDVIRPVKPNTIAKSLAIGNPADGYYALQAFKESGGSIEDVSDEEIIEAIQLLAKTEGIFTETAGGVTLASYIKLLKTGKIDKKDRTVLCITGNGLKTAEVLDGKTAKLCNIKPNIASFEEALKAINEGKGR from the coding sequence ATGAAATATGTAAAGGGACTTAGATGCAGGGAGTGTGGCAGAGAATACCCTGTAGAACCCATATATGTCTGTGAGTTCTGTTTTGGCCCTCTTGAAGCAGTTTATGACTATACTAGGATAAAGAAGGTGTTATCAAAACGAACAATAGAAAAAAGACCAAAAACTCTCTGGAGATATAAAGAACTTTTGCCGATCGATGGTGAACCTGTGGTAGGACTTAACTCAGGATTTACCCCTCTTGTTAAAGCTGATAATCTTGCGAAATATCTTGGAGTAAAAGAACTTTATATAAAGGATGACACAGTTGGTCATCCAACTCTTTCTTTTAAAGACAGAGTGGTTGCTGTAGCACTTACAAAGGCACTGGAATTCGGATTTGACACTGTTGCCTGTGCATCAACAGGAAATCTCGCTCATGCTGTATCAGCTCATGGAGCAAAGGCTGGATTGAAAAGATTTATTTTTATTCCTGCAACGCTTGAACATAGTAAAATCGTTGCATCCATTGTTTATGAACCAAATCTTGTTGCTGTTGATGGTAACTACGATGATGTTAATAGACTCTGCAGTGAAATAGCCAATAGGTATAAATGGGCTTTTGTAAACATAAATATTCGCCCTTTTTATGCAGAAGGCTCAAAGACAATTGGTTTTGAAATAGTAGAACAACTTGGCTGGGAAGCTCCTGATAGTATTGTAATTCCCTGCGCCAGTGGTTCACTCCTTACAAAAGTGTGGAAAGCTTTGAAAGAGTTTAAAGAGCTTGGAATTCTTAAAAACCTTGAAACAAAAATATACGGTGCTCAGGCAACTGGATGTAATCCAATCTCAGCAGCATTCAAGCAGGGAACAGATGTAATCCGACCAGTAAAACCAAATACAATTGCAAAATCTCTGGCTATTGGGAATCCAGCAGATGGGTATTATGCTTTACAGGCTTTTAAAGAAAGTGGCGGATCAATAGAAGATGTATCTGATGAGGAAATAATTGAAGCCATACAGCTTTTAGCAAAAACTGAGGGTATTTTTACTGAAACAGCAGGCGGAGTGACACTTGCATCCTATATTAAGCTTCTGAAGACTGGAAAGATTGACAAAAAAGATCGTACAGTCTTGTGTATTACTGGAAATGGCCTTAAGACAGCAGAGGTTCTGGATGGTAAAACTGCGAAGCTATGTAATATTAAACCCAATATTGCTTCCTTTGAAGAAGCTCTAAAAGCAATTAATGAAGGAAAAGGGAGGTAA
- a CDS encoding MoaD/ThiS family protein yields the protein MAVKVLVPPPLQKITAGKDVVEAPSGKIIDIINALDREYPGLAERICQDGKVRRFINIYVNEEDVRFLQGEETLVKDGDEVSIVPAIAGGKS from the coding sequence ATGGCTGTAAAAGTATTAGTACCACCACCACTACAAAAAATTACTGCTGGTAAAGATGTTGTGGAAGCACCTTCTGGTAAGATAATAGATATAATCAATGCACTTGATAGGGAGTATCCAGGACTTGCAGAACGAATCTGTCAGGATGGCAAGGTAAGAAGGTTTATAAATATTTATGTCAATGAGGAGGATGTTAGATTTTTACAGGGAGAGGAAACTTTAGTTAAAGATGGTGATGAAGTTTCAATTGTTCCTGCTATAGCAGGAGGTAAAAGCTAA
- a CDS encoding NIL domain-containing protein, whose product MGEIKKLRVRLTFPQELIKEPVLFRMAKKYDVMPNIRRARITDSFGEMILELEGVEENLQQGIDSLREQGVVVELIQGDVIE is encoded by the coding sequence ATGGGTGAGATTAAAAAATTAAGGGTGAGACTCACCTTCCCTCAAGAGTTAATTAAAGAACCCGTACTTTTCAGAATGGCAAAAAAATATGATGTTATGCCAAATATTCGCAGAGCAAGAATTACAGATAGCTTTGGTGAAATGATTCTTGAGCTTGAAGGAGTAGAGGAAAATCTTCAGCAGGGAATTGACTCTCTGAGAGAGCAGGGAGTGGTGGTTGAATTAATACAAGGAGATGTTATTGAATAG